TATCTCTGCAGCACATGAAATTCTGGAACATTTAATGCTTGAAATAAAATAACACACCTTTTACACACTTATATTCCCTGTCTCAGCCAATGCCGTAAAAGGCAGTTTCGTTATTTTCTTCAAAGCGACCTGTTTTCTTTTCCAGTGCAATGCGAAATACAATACCTTTAATTGAGTTTATATCACTTACGGGGAAGGGCCATAGCGGCGAAAGATGCGTAGTTTCACTGCTGATAAGTGGTAGCACCCTGCTAAGCAATAGCTGCAATCCGATTGTGCGTTGCGCTGGATCTGTCACTTCTTCAAATTTCCCCCAGGCAATTACGCTTTTCCAGTTTGCCATATCTTTCATTTCTTCTACTTCAAAACAAACGGCTGTATTTTTTCTCATAATATTGATCTTCATCCCTTCCTTTGTATGCCCATATACACAGGCGCCGTCATACGCATAACTTATGGGCACTATATAAGAAACTCCATTATCGCAGCAACCGATGCGGCCAAGTACCTGGTGCATCAGCACCTCCTCTATTTGGTTGTTATCTAATGAGCCAAACATAACTTCTGTTTTAGTCAGGCAGACAATTTGCTATTCTTTTGCTGAATATATTGCACCAGATCTTTCATTGTAGCAATTTTTCCGTAATCTTCTTCCGGTGTATCAATACCAAAATGTTCATCCAGCGCCACTACAAACTGCAGGGCGTCAAATGAATCTATTTCCAGCGTATGCCTTATATCATCATCAGCTGCAAGCTTTTCCGGCTCCGTATCGGGTGCTATCTTTTTTAACAGCTCAATAAGCACCTGCTTTATTTCGGTATCTGTCATAATAATTCAGGTTTTTGAAGTTGGTTATTAATGTGCATAAGCAACCTGCTGCCTGTTGTGCCATCCGTTGCCCGGTGATCTGCGGCGACGGTGGCTGTAATTACCGGGCGAACGTCCAGCATGCCCTGTTCGGCCCAGGGCTGTTCAATAATGCTTCCAAACCCAACCAATGCTACCTGTGGCGGATAGATCACTCCGTAAACAAGTTCTGCATTGGCTTCACCCAAACTCGTAATAGTAATGGTGGAGGAACTTAACTCCGAGCTTCTCAGTTTCATGGCCCTTGCCCTTGGTATAATATCGTTTAATGCGGCCATCAACTCATCCAGTGACTTTTTATCTGCATTCCGGATAGCCGGGATCATTACTCCACCGGAGCGCAATGAAATAGCAAATCCGATATTTATTTCGTTCATCTGCTGAAACCCGTTTTCCCAGAATCCATTTAATTGCGGTACGGCTACCAGGGCCGCTGCAACCGATTTTACCAGGAGTACTACCGGGAGTAAGCGTTGTTTAACGTTTCTTAGTTTATTGGCTTCACTTAACCAGGTAAGCGCTCTGCGCATATCGATCTTCTGTTGCAAATAGTAGTGCGGAATTTCCCTGTTCGATTTACTCATGGCTGCAGCCACTGCCATTCTGATGCTTTCTGAAGCCGGCGGTTTAATTTCTGTAACAACCCGTTTTTGACCGGCAGCTTTTTCCACATCTTCCTTCGTAATGGCACCCCCTTCTCCTGTTCCTATTATTGTTTGCAGATCTATGCCTTTTTCAGCGGCCATGCGTTTTGCGAGCGGCGAGGCTTTTACCTGTGGTAAAACGGGCGTTTTGGGAGATGCACCGTTTGCGATCAGGGCCATCACCTTTCCTACGGGTACCTTTTCATCCTGACCAATCAACAGCTGATCAATAATACCTTCGTCAAATACTTCGATATCAATAAGTCCCTTTTGCGTTTCAACAACAGCAATAATGTCGCCCCGTTTTACCTTATCACCGGGCTTTACCAGCCATTCACGAAGCGTTCCTGCCTCCATGTCGGCGCCGAGGCTGGGCATATTAAATTCAATCATGCTGCAGCATCTTTTTCACTTTTTCAATAATGGTTTCTTTTTGGGGAAGGCAAGCATCCTCCAGGTGTTTGGCATAGGGCATGGGCACTTCCAGTCCGCCCAATCGCTGTACAGGGCCGTCAAGGTCATAAAAAACGTTTTCCATAATGGCAGCACTGATCTCAGCCGACACATTTATTGAAGACCAGGCTTCCTCTACCAGCAACGCCCGATGCGTTTTTTTAACCGATGCAAAAACAGTTTCCTTGTCGAGCGGCCGTAAAATGCGTAAATCGATCACCTCTGCCTCTATGCCCAGGTCTTTTAATTCATTGGCAGCGTCCAGCGCTTTATATACACCTGCGCCATAAGTAACAATGGTAATATCCTTTCCTGCTTTTCTTACAATGGCCTTATCTATGTTGAAATCTTCCTTGTTATCCGGCATCTCTTTTTCCATGTTCAACATGGCGGTATATTCAAAAATGATCACGGGGTCAAGGCTTTGCAGGGCCGCCGGCAGCATCTTGCGCGCATCTTCATGGGTACCCGCCGATAATATAATCAATCCGGGAATGTGGGCAAATAAAGGTTCCCAACTGTGGGAATGCTGCGCGGCCAGTTGCCTACCCGTTCCACAGCTCATTCGAATTATAACGGGTACATTCAACTGTCCGCCCGACATATGCAACAAGGTGGCTGCATTATTCACTATCTGGTCCATGGCCAGCAGGCTGAAATTTACAGTCATTATTTCTACAACGGGCCGCATGCCGCCCAGCGCCGCGCCAATGCCGGCGCCTGTAAACCCTGCCTCCGATAACGGAACATCCATGATCCTATCAGGCCCGAATTCCTGCAGCAATCCTTTGCTAACGGCAAAAGCGCCGCCATAACGGCCTACATCCTCCCCCATCAAAAAAACCTTTTCGTTTTTTTGCAAGGTTTCGCGAATGCCCTGCTTCAGTGCTTCGCGATACGTAACAGTTATCGTATTCCCCTCATTCATTTTTCTTTTACATCAGCCTTTATTACTGTAAACAAATTTTGTAAGTTCTTCCACAGGCTCCAGGGCGCTGCCTTCTGCAAATGCAACTGCCGCCTGCATCTCCTGTTCAATGTCATTTTTTATTTTTTGAAGCTCTTCTTCACTCACCAGGCGCTGTTCCAAAAG
The Niastella koreensis GR20-10 genome window above contains:
- a CDS encoding pyridoxamine 5'-phosphate oxidase family protein; protein product: MFGSLDNNQIEEVLMHQVLGRIGCCDNGVSYIVPISYAYDGACVYGHTKEGMKINIMRKNTAVCFEVEEMKDMANWKSVIAWGKFEEVTDPAQRTIGLQLLLSRVLPLISSETTHLSPLWPFPVSDINSIKGIVFRIALEKKTGRFEENNETAFYGIG
- a CDS encoding acyl carrier protein, with product MTDTEIKQVLIELLKKIAPDTEPEKLAADDDIRHTLEIDSFDALQFVVALDEHFGIDTPEEDYGKIATMKDLVQYIQQKNSKLSA
- a CDS encoding dihydrolipoamide acetyltransferase family protein, which gives rise to MIEFNMPSLGADMEAGTLREWLVKPGDKVKRGDIIAVVETQKGLIDIEVFDEGIIDQLLIGQDEKVPVGKVMALIANGASPKTPVLPQVKASPLAKRMAAEKGIDLQTIIGTGEGGAITKEDVEKAAGQKRVVTEIKPPASESIRMAVAAAMSKSNREIPHYYLQQKIDMRRALTWLSEANKLRNVKQRLLPVVLLVKSVAAALVAVPQLNGFWENGFQQMNEINIGFAISLRSGGVMIPAIRNADKKSLDELMAALNDIIPRARAMKLRSSELSSSTITITSLGEANAELVYGVIYPPQVALVGFGSIIEQPWAEQGMLDVRPVITATVAADHRATDGTTGSRLLMHINNQLQKPELL
- a CDS encoding alpha-ketoacid dehydrogenase subunit beta yields the protein MNEGNTITVTYREALKQGIRETLQKNEKVFLMGEDVGRYGGAFAVSKGLLQEFGPDRIMDVPLSEAGFTGAGIGAALGGMRPVVEIMTVNFSLLAMDQIVNNAATLLHMSGGQLNVPVIIRMSCGTGRQLAAQHSHSWEPLFAHIPGLIILSAGTHEDARKMLPAALQSLDPVIIFEYTAMLNMEKEMPDNKEDFNIDKAIVRKAGKDITIVTYGAGVYKALDAANELKDLGIEAEVIDLRILRPLDKETVFASVKKTHRALLVEEAWSSINVSAEISAAIMENVFYDLDGPVQRLGGLEVPMPYAKHLEDACLPQKETIIEKVKKMLQHD